In the genome of Candidatus Tiamatella incendiivivens, the window TGTAGTCGATATTATGAGAGGATCTCTTATTGTGAATGTCCAATTTAGGTATGTGAGGTTTTCGGATATCATTCCTGTTGATAGTATGACGGATTCATTTGCGAATACATGCCATAAATAGCTGCAGAAGTTATCCATAGAAATAGGCACACAACACTGTGATCTAACCATTTTAAACCACTCTATGTTACCGTTCTCATCTAGTCTCATGAGGAACCCTTTACTATAGCTTGTATTCCCTATTGATGTAGAACCCGAAATTACAACGTCAGTATTTACTGAAGCTATATCTGTTGGAAAATTGTACCTAGTGCTGTTCAGTAGGAATGCCCAGCGGACTTGTCCATCAGGGGTTAGGGATGCAATAGTTGACTTAGCTATATATACATGTGGGTTATTAGGATCCTGGAAATCCATCCTTCCACCCAACACAATGTTATGATCTGATGTTACCGATATTCCTGAGAAATATAATTGTCCAAGTCCTGTCGATAATCCTTTATTCCAAATAATATCGCCATTTGATGCGTTGAGAGCGGTTACAATGTAGGGAGAGGGATAATTGTTCGCCCATGAAGCGATGTACACAATATCATTTATTTCATCGTAATCCATGCTTATTGGAACAATATCATAGCTGGATGAGTAGTATGCTTTGAGCCATTTAATAGTACCGTTAGTGTACATATTCAGTATCGTGCAATGCGAAACGTTTTCGTTGAACTCAGTTATCCAGAACTCGTTATTTGATATTGGAAGAATTCTCGCCCATGTCATGCTGCTAGTAAGGATTGAATCTGTTTGTTTCGACCAGAGAATATTTCCATCATTATCCAATGCTATAATGACTAGGTGGTCATTATGCTGGGTGCCGCCGACAACAATATATGTGTCTCCGATTCTCTTAAAATCGTTTGCTATAAAACCGTTGGATGTTAGGTTAATTATTCTCCTTTCCCATATGAGGCTTCCATTCCAGAGGAACTTGAATATGTGATTTGTGTAGTTATTGAATCCCTCCCAGTTTGCTACTGCTAGAACCATATAACTATCACTCCCTACTACTAGTCCTGTGGGCCACATATCTGGATGTAGACCTCCAATATAGAACGCATAGAATTCCACGTTATATGACTCTGCATGAGTGGCGATGAGTTGAGGTTGTACTATTATTATTATTCCTATTAATATTAATATGAGTATGAATCTTAATGTCATAGAGTTCATTTCCTACACCTTCAGTAAAATGATCAATATTAGGTTTAAGAAAAACTATTTAAAAGAGTGTTATCTATTTCTTATCATCCTCAAAATTTTTCTCGCTTTATATTCTATTTTGTCTTTATTATAATTATTTATAAAAAGTTAGAATGGATTTTTGATTGCTTCGGTTAACAGTTCTATCACTCCAGGATCTTCTAAGACTGTAATATCCCCTATAGGTTCATTTCTAACGATCGATCTCCCAATTCTACGGACAAGCTTACCGGTACGGTTCTTCGGCAACTTTCCAACGAAATATATTTCAGTTAGAACAGCTATAGGCCCAACCTTATCCCTCACATTCAACCTTATTTCTTCAGCTAGTTCCTTGCTAGGTGTCATATCTGGTTTCAAGACTATGAATGCAACAGCTGTCTCACCCTTAATAGGATCCAGCTTGCCTACAACCATAGACTCAGCTACAGCAGGATGCTTGTTTATACCGTCTTCAATCTCTGCACTAGTTATCCTGTGGCCTGATATTTTCAAGGTGTCATCGATTCTCCCGACTATCCATAAGTATCCGTGTTCGTCGAAGTATCCAGCGTCTCCAGTTGTGTAGTATCCTTTTATGCTATAGTAGCTTTCTATGAACCGCTGCAAATTACCTTTCCACCCGGGTTTCCCAAAGTTGTCGGGGTCACCCCATACTGTGAGGAAGACGTATGGGGCTTTGAATGGGGCTTTTATTACAAGTGCACCTATCTCGCCTTCCTCCAGTGGGTTACCGTTCTCGTCCACTGCTTCAAGCTCGAACCCAGGCATGCGTACGCCTGGTGATCCGGGCTTGAAGGGTAAGAGTTCGATGCGTGTTGGTATGGATGCCATTGCGAGGCTCTCGGTTGAGCCATAAATGTTTACTACAGGTATCCGCCTCAGGGCTAGTTTCTCGTATACCCAGTTCCATAGATCGGCGGGGAAATGCTCTCCTATGCTGGCTATCAGTCTAAGGCTACTATAGTCGTGGCTCTCTACGGCTTTGTCTCCGAGCATTCTGAACATTCTAAACAATGTTGGTACAGCCCAGAATATTGTTGGCCTGTATTTCTCTATCATCCATAGGTATTGATCCATCCTTGGATAGTTAGGTGCGCCATCGTATATTATCGCTGTATACTTGAATATTTGAGGGCCAATTACATGAGCAACTATCCCCGTGCTCCATCCTAGCTCAGATATGTTTAGCATCCTATCACTGTGTGCTCCTTCATCCGGGAACCCCATTATCCACCTTAAGAGACTATAGACTCCCACGATGGCCGATACGTGGCTATGTACTATGCCTTTAGGCTTTCCAGTTGTACCGGAGGTATACAATAGTGTTATAGGTTCATTAGCCTCAAGCCAGAGGGGTTCAACACTTGTTTTCTCACTTGTTTCCCGGAGAATATCCTCCATCCATACATCTCTCCCACTAGTCATTGGCACGTTTTCCAAGCCATGCTTGCGGGAAACTATCACTTTGTCCACGAAATCAAGGTCACCTACTGCCTTTTCAACTATTTGCTTTAATGGAACGACATTACCTCTTCTGACTGCTGCATCTGCGGTTACAATGAACTTAGCCTTTGCATCCATGATCCTCTGTTTCAAAGCGTTGAAAGCCAGTCCAGGTGATATGGGTGTGAATATCCCACCTATTCTATTTACTGCAACTACTGTAGCTGCTGCTTCCGGGGTAGTTGGCATGTATATTACTACCCTGTCTCCTTTCTCTAGGCCCTGTCTCCTTAGAGCGTCTGCAATTCTGTTTACTAGGATATAGTATTCCTCTAATCCTACTGTTTTAGCGTTCCCTTGCTCGTCTTCCCAGATGTAGATTATCTTGTTCTTATGCTCCGACTGGAGTTGGAGGTCAAGATTGTATGTCCAGTTGGTGTATCCTCCAACGAAGAATTTCTGTATCGGATCGTTTATCTCTGTGTATTTATTCCATAGTTTTCTCCAGTAGAGGGCTTTTAATGCTATTTTACTGTAGAACTCCTCCGCGTTTTTAGCCGCTTCATCGTATGTTTCAAGGTATCTCTCGCCTAATCCAGGGATGATGGGCCCGGGTTCAGGGAATGGGGGCTTGTATCTTGACATGTATTACACTCTCCTAACTTTTTCATGTATGGGAAAAACTTAGGTTTGGTTGATTTTTAGTATAAGGGGATTTATAAATAGTAATGAAAATTTTATATTTTCAATAACATTAAAATAAACCTTGTACTGTATTCCAATATAATTAGAGGCGAACTATCCTTGTCCGAACTTAAAATCCTATCAGACAAAATAGTCAATAAGCTAAAACTCAGAACTAAGCCTGTAGGCTTGAAAGTCTTTAAGGAGGGATTAGGAGAACTATCGGAAAAACTTCTTAGGCCACGGAAGCATCTACATCAAAAACTAACACTATGCCAGATGATAGGCCTCTCAAGATTCAACGGCATTGCTGTGGGAGCGGAATTAGAAGATATGGGTTGCCCTGGAACTATGCTGATCTTCGGAATGATACGTCCTCCCAGCTTTATTAGAGAAGGACGCCTAAGCTATGGCTTATATACTGAGACGCAAGAAGATGGGGTCAAGCTTGACTTAACGATGCCTATATGGAAGTATGGAGCAAAAGCTATAGCTACAGCTCCATTGGATGCTACACCTTTTGATCCTAGTGTGGTTGTAATCTACGGTACGCCGGCACAAATAATGATGCTCGTTGCAGGATATATATACAAGGCAGGTGAACCAGTAGGCTCTAGTTCTTACGCTAAAGCTGGAAGCGATCTTGCGATAGTTGCTTCTATGCTAGATGGAAAACCTAAGACATTCATACCTGGATTAGGTGACCGTATAGTCGGACACGTCGAGGAATACGAGCTAGGCTTCGTTACACCCACTAACATTCTGGATGACATAGTATATGGAATGGAAAACCAGGAGAAAAGCGACTTCATAGTATATCCACCAAAACCGATACTAGTTTACCCAGCGAAATTCGAGGAGCTACCAGTGATTGGAAAATATTATAAACAAATACTTGACGAGGTGGAGAAGCGTGAACAATAGTAAAGTGGAAGAACTAGCCAGCCTTGCAGGCAAAAAGGCCGTAGAATATCTCGCCCAGACCGAGAACTGTGCTTATAGTCCCTTCAGAGCCATCAGCGAGGTTCTCAAATTAAATGTGACTGAAGAATGTGTTAACATGTCTATAGGTTTTGCCGGCGGAATAAGCGGGTCCGGCTATATATGCGGTGCACTATGGGCTACTATAGCAGCAGTTGGAGCTTATCAATCCCGGAGAAAGCTTAATGGTAAAACATTCTTGGAAAGAAATATGCATATCCACATGAAGTCAGCTAAAATCTATAAAATGTTTATAGAGAAGTTCGGTAGCCCGAACTGTAAGGATCTAAACCCAAAGTTTGAATGGAGCAGTGAGGACCAAAGGAGAAAGTGTACTTCCATAGTTAAATGGGCGGCGGAAACAGGGGTAAGGGAGGCCCTAACTCTCGAATAATTTTTTCATTATGTTTTTTCATTCGCATCGTTCATAGAGGTTGATATCCTTGAGTGGCAGTTTAGATGGAAGAAAATATGATGTTCTTGTAATAGGAGCAGGTATGGGAGGAGGAGCTATAGCTTTAAGAGCTAAACAGCTAGGTTTGAAAGCAGCTATAGTCGAGAAAGCTAGGCTTGGTGGCACATGTGTTACAGTCGGCTGTGTTCCAACAAAATACCTCCTACGGGTATCCGAGCATGCTAGAGACACGATGAACATGATGGACTCGGGAATAGTCATGGGAGAGAATGTGTCTTTTGATGTAAAATCTGTTATGAAACGGAAGGAAGAGCTATTAGAGCAGGTGATCTGGTGGTATAGGGATGTAGTATTCCCTAGCTATGAAATAGATGTCATAAGAGGAGAAGCAAGAATAACTTCACCACATACTGTCAAGGTTAACGGGGAGACTATAGAAGTAAAATACATAGGTGTAGCGACAGGCTCGATACCTGTAGCGCCACCCATACAAGGGTTAAAAGAAGCATTTGACAAGGGGTGCGCTGTATTCAGCGATCAAGCGTTATCGATGACAGAGGCTCCAGACCACATTATTGTGATAGGTGGAGGTCCTATAGGCCTTGAGTTAGCAACTGTGTGGGAAGGCTTCGGCTCTAAGATAACGGTAGTAGAGCTATTAGAGCGGCTTCTCCCAATGATGGACAAGGATCTAAGTAAAGCAATAACGGATATCCTGTTGCAAAGAGGCTATAATATACATACTAGCACAAAGGTGACCAGAATAGACCCCGAGACCTGTGAGGTATATTTATCTAGCGGCGAGAGAATAAGGGGAGACAAGATCCTAGTATCAACAGGTAGGAAACCTAGATCAAGTGGACTGGGATTGGAAGAGATCGGGGTAAAGATAGGCGAGGATGGTAGGATAATAGTGAATGAGAGAATGCAGACATCGGTACCCAACATATATGCAGTTGGGGATGTAACAGGGCCACCCTTACTAGCCAGCAAGGCTAAAGTGCAGGGAATAGTGGCAGCTGAGAACATGGCAGGAATAACCTCAACATATAATCCTAAACTAGTACCTTTCGCGGTGTTCACCGACCCGGAGGTTGCAAGCGTAGGTGTTTCAGCTTATAAGGGAGACCCGGAATATGTTGTCAAGAAATTCCCCGCTGGTGTTAACTATAGATCCATCGTATACGAGAGACCATTCGGGTTGGCAAAAGTAGTATTCAATAAAGAAGGCGTATTAGTAGGCTTCCATATGATAGGTCTTCACGCTTCAGAAGTTGTTAACGCGGCAACCATGGCTATACAAAAAGGATACGAGATGGATGACGTTATGGAAACAATATTCGCTCACCCTGTTATGAGCGAAGTCTTCCTAGACGCTATGCATTTAGCCAATGGCGTAAACGTTTACCTTCCGAAGAGGTGACATTTTTGGTTGAGGAGCAATCTCCTCCATTTGACTTTCAAAACCCTCCTTGGACCAAGAATTATGATGAAGGCGTTTATTTCAAGGTAGATGTACCTCGAATACTGTTGCACGAGATGCTTAAGGGGGTAACAGAGAAGTATCCGGATAGACCTGCAGTAACATTCTACGGTAAATCGCTTAGCTATAAAGAATTATGGAGTGAAGTCCTAAAAGTTGCAGAAGGATTGAGGAAACTGGGACTAGGTGAGGATAGCTGTATCGTTTTGATACTTCCAAACGTGCCGCATTACATTATACTATCCTTTGCAGCTTTCTCTATAGGTGCAAAAGCTTGCTTGTTCAACCCGTTATGGAGTGCATATCAAGTAGAGGAGGAGCTTGAAAAGATCAATCCTGACATTATAATTGTCCAGGATATTCTAGCCGATAAATACGAGTCCGTACTGAAAAATAGAAACAACGTTTACCAAGCCTTCCTAGGAGACTATGCAACTATGGGTTTCCGATTCAAGATGAGTATGGGTAGAATGCTAGGTAAACTCCCCCGTCCATCCAAACTATTCAAACCATACAGGGAGCTAGTATCAAATGAGCCTCTAGGCAAGTTGTATGATGGGGATCCAGAGGAAACTGTGGCAGCACTCCTATATACGGGTGGAACCACGGGTACACCTAAGGCAGTCATGCTAACTCACCTGAACATAATGGCAAACATAATTTACCAGAAAATATGGTTTCATAGAGAAGAAGGAAAAGACCGAGTCCTAGGTTTACTCCCATTCTTCCATGCATACGGATTCGGAAGCATAATGGGGCTGAGCCTGTACATCGCGTCAAACCTAGTTCTTCAGCTTAGATTTGATCCTGAAGAGTTCCTTAAGACCATTATTAAGGAGAGGATAACGCTCATCCCAGGCGCACCTACAATATATCTAATGCTCTTAAAACACATTCCTAGGGAGAAACTAGAGAAAATACGTGGGATACCCGAAATATGCTTTTCAGGAGCAGCTCCTCTACCAGTTGAGGTTATAAAGCGATGGGAGTATATCACGGGATGCAGAATAGTAGAAGGCTACGGGCTAACCGAAACGAGCCCTGTTGCAGCAGCAAACCCTATTTACGGTAAAAGAAAGCATGGTAGCATTGGACTACCCATGCCTAACACTCTCCTAGCTATAGCTGACCTTGTCGAGCCAAAACTTGTGGAAGGCCAGGGAGAACTCGTTGTCTCAGGTTTACAGGTGATGAAAGGCTATTACAATATGCCTGAAGAAAACAAGCAGGCATTCTTTGATTGTTGCGGGAAGAGATGGTTTAGGACAGGCGATATAGGATACATGGACGAAGAAGGGTATTTCTTCATTGTAGATAGGAAGAAGGATATAATCAAGTACAAAGGACACAGTGTTTATCCCAGATACATCGAGGAGACACTATATAAGCATGAGTGCGTCGCAGAGGTAGCAGTAATTGGTATCCCAGATCCAGAGGCAGGGGAGACTATAAAGGCCGTGGTTTCACTTAAACCCGAGTGTAGGGGTAAACTGAGCGAGGAAGAGTTAAAGGAGTGGAGTAAACAGTATCTAGGTGCACACGAGTATCCTAGGTTCGTAGAGTTCGCTGATGAGCTTCCTAAGAGCCCGGCAGGGAAGATTCTGCGGAGAGTTGTAAGGGAAAGAGAGCTTGAGAAGCTGAAAAGTGAACATTAACCTGTATTATTCGTAAATCAACTTTTGTTCATCATCCCTTGCATACATTTAATTATCTACATTATTAGGTTGTTCTAGTGACCTCATAGAAACAGTATACTAAGACCTCACAGCAACAAATGGGAATAGATGAGAACAGGGTTAACCAATTACTGTTGCAGCCTTTATAGGGATTTTAGCTATGTTAAATTATAACAATAGGGTTTCTAGTTATAGAGTCAACGAAAACTATGTCACTAAACCCTGACTCCCCAAGTCTGGCCTTTGCATCATCAAGTATTCTCCTCCAAACGTTATCATTCAAGAACCTGCAGAAACTACAGCCAGGATTCGAACCCTGGTAATCAAGGAACACCAATATACCCGAACCATCATACCTAACCCTGATCCTGGTTACAACGCCGCTAGAAACAAGATCAACATCGTAACCAGGGACAATAACCCTCGACAACGCATCCATAGCTTTGTCTATCCTTTTCCTAAGAAACGGGCTTATATCAC includes:
- a CDS encoding AMP-binding protein, with the translated sequence MSRYKPPFPEPGPIIPGLGERYLETYDEAAKNAEEFYSKIALKALYWRKLWNKYTEINDPIQKFFVGGYTNWTYNLDLQLQSEHKNKIIYIWEDEQGNAKTVGLEEYYILVNRIADALRRQGLEKGDRVVIYMPTTPEAAATVVAVNRIGGIFTPISPGLAFNALKQRIMDAKAKFIVTADAAVRRGNVVPLKQIVEKAVGDLDFVDKVIVSRKHGLENVPMTSGRDVWMEDILRETSEKTSVEPLWLEANEPITLLYTSGTTGKPKGIVHSHVSAIVGVYSLLRWIMGFPDEGAHSDRMLNISELGWSTGIVAHVIGPQIFKYTAIIYDGAPNYPRMDQYLWMIEKYRPTIFWAVPTLFRMFRMLGDKAVESHDYSSLRLIASIGEHFPADLWNWVYEKLALRRIPVVNIYGSTESLAMASIPTRIELLPFKPGSPGVRMPGFELEAVDENGNPLEEGEIGALVIKAPFKAPYVFLTVWGDPDNFGKPGWKGNLQRFIESYYSIKGYYTTGDAGYFDEHGYLWIVGRIDDTLKISGHRITSAEIEDGINKHPAVAESMVVGKLDPIKGETAVAFIVLKPDMTPSKELAEEIRLNVRDKVGPIAVLTEIYFVGKLPKNRTGKLVRRIGRSIVRNEPIGDITVLEDPGVIELLTEAIKNPF
- a CDS encoding DUF169 domain-containing protein yields the protein MSELKILSDKIVNKLKLRTKPVGLKVFKEGLGELSEKLLRPRKHLHQKLTLCQMIGLSRFNGIAVGAELEDMGCPGTMLIFGMIRPPSFIREGRLSYGLYTETQEDGVKLDLTMPIWKYGAKAIATAPLDATPFDPSVVVIYGTPAQIMMLVAGYIYKAGEPVGSSSYAKAGSDLAIVASMLDGKPKTFIPGLGDRIVGHVEEYELGFVTPTNILDDIVYGMENQEKSDFIVYPPKPILVYPAKFEELPVIGKYYKQILDEVEKREQ
- a CDS encoding C-GCAxxG-C-C family protein, whose translation is MNNSKVEELASLAGKKAVEYLAQTENCAYSPFRAISEVLKLNVTEECVNMSIGFAGGISGSGYICGALWATIAAVGAYQSRRKLNGKTFLERNMHIHMKSAKIYKMFIEKFGSPNCKDLNPKFEWSSEDQRRKCTSIVKWAAETGVREALTLE
- a CDS encoding NAD(P)/FAD-dependent oxidoreductase produces the protein MSGSLDGRKYDVLVIGAGMGGGAIALRAKQLGLKAAIVEKARLGGTCVTVGCVPTKYLLRVSEHARDTMNMMDSGIVMGENVSFDVKSVMKRKEELLEQVIWWYRDVVFPSYEIDVIRGEARITSPHTVKVNGETIEVKYIGVATGSIPVAPPIQGLKEAFDKGCAVFSDQALSMTEAPDHIIVIGGGPIGLELATVWEGFGSKITVVELLERLLPMMDKDLSKAITDILLQRGYNIHTSTKVTRIDPETCEVYLSSGERIRGDKILVSTGRKPRSSGLGLEEIGVKIGEDGRIIVNERMQTSVPNIYAVGDVTGPPLLASKAKVQGIVAAENMAGITSTYNPKLVPFAVFTDPEVASVGVSAYKGDPEYVVKKFPAGVNYRSIVYERPFGLAKVVFNKEGVLVGFHMIGLHASEVVNAATMAIQKGYEMDDVMETIFAHPVMSEVFLDAMHLANGVNVYLPKR
- a CDS encoding AMP-binding protein, with the translated sequence MVEEQSPPFDFQNPPWTKNYDEGVYFKVDVPRILLHEMLKGVTEKYPDRPAVTFYGKSLSYKELWSEVLKVAEGLRKLGLGEDSCIVLILPNVPHYIILSFAAFSIGAKACLFNPLWSAYQVEEELEKINPDIIIVQDILADKYESVLKNRNNVYQAFLGDYATMGFRFKMSMGRMLGKLPRPSKLFKPYRELVSNEPLGKLYDGDPEETVAALLYTGGTTGTPKAVMLTHLNIMANIIYQKIWFHREEGKDRVLGLLPFFHAYGFGSIMGLSLYIASNLVLQLRFDPEEFLKTIIKERITLIPGAPTIYLMLLKHIPREKLEKIRGIPEICFSGAAPLPVEVIKRWEYITGCRIVEGYGLTETSPVAAANPIYGKRKHGSIGLPMPNTLLAIADLVEPKLVEGQGELVVSGLQVMKGYYNMPEENKQAFFDCCGKRWFRTGDIGYMDEEGYFFIVDRKKDIIKYKGHSVYPRYIEETLYKHECVAEVAVIGIPDPEAGETIKAVVSLKPECRGKLSEEELKEWSKQYLGAHEYPRFVEFADELPKSPAGKILRRVVRERELEKLKSEH
- a CDS encoding iron-sulfur cluster assembly protein, with protein sequence MIAVGLLRRLLGTNIVSLKGRSLENLETGDISPFLRKRIDKAMDALSRVIVPGYDVDLVSSGVVTRIRVRYDGSGILVFLDYQGSNPGCSFCRFLNDNVWRRILDDAKARLGESGFSDIVFVDSITRNPIVII